Proteins found in one Zea mays cultivar B73 chromosome 1, Zm-B73-REFERENCE-NAM-5.0, whole genome shotgun sequence genomic segment:
- the LOC100279617 gene encoding uncharacterized protein LOC100279617, translated as MDPSNNCASDGSGSDGNEDRLVNTSSRGGRLMPSSPTGPQLMSLFNPAVDAGSSGSSLSPSSSGAFDQEALPTPNRVRCLRLVPTNNTIIMEGELLDDDDNEPGNPSGTRRSTFIDNNGPINRVSIVSDLDLVLVGGSRRRRRVSNVQVGSSSRQPEPEQRHCLPFYIPTNFLRDPPPPNMNFLEGPPPMSPLPPRNMNFSGGLPPPNMNYVEGPPPTPSWGMTPEGFFLPQNAYAPPAVSYYQPLPEPLEVITRRSSGLYPPPGITIGFPLNREGYAPAPPPPPEPRVRSKVTIKPPPGSEGTSTSAPKQPEQSVPSRATTTSAPPASEGCSSSSARVPTFQWPPTAEEDAFFTEKLYGPSRRRRLPVFQDICPDDETSQPPTPPTSQHPPSPPPRTSQEPPRPRRGP; from the exons ATGGACCCCAGCAACAACTGCGCCAGCGATGGCAGCGGCAGTGACGGAAACGAGGATCGCTTGGTGAACACCTCGTCGCGGGGCGGCCGCCTCATGCCGTCCTCGCCTACGGGTCCTCAACTCATGTCGTTGTTCAACCCTGCTGTTGATGCCGGGAGCTCCGGGTCTTCCTTGTCGCCATCATCTTCCGGGGCCTTCGACCAGGAGGCACTGCCCACACCGAATCGAGTTCGCTGCCTCCGCCTAGTCCCCACGAACAACACCATCATCATGGAGGGTGAGCTCctcgacgacgacgacaacgaaCCAGGTAACCCCTCCGGCACCAGGCGCTCCACCTTCATCGACAACAACGGGCCCATCAATAGGGTCTCCATCGTCAGCGACCTCGACCTCGTTTTGGTCGGTGGGAGCCGCCGCAGGCGCCGCGTCTCCAATGTTCAG GTGGGATCCTCGAGCCGACAGCCAGAGCCAGAGCAAAGGCACTGTCTGCCCTTTTACATCCCAACGAATTTCTTGAGGGACCCGCCGCCCCCGAACATGAATTTCCTAGAGGGCCCGCCACCCATGTCGCCCCTACCGCCTCGGAACATGAATTTTTCAGGGGGTCTACCACCCCCGAACATGAATTATGTAGAGGGTCCGCCACCCACTCCGTCATGGGGGATGACACCCGAAGGATTCTTCCTGCCCCAAAACGCCTACGCGCCACCTGCGGTGAGCTACTACCAACCACTACCAGAACCACTCGAGGTCATCACCAGGAGGTCTTCAGGACTCTACCCGCCGCCTGGTATCACCATCGGCTTCCCTCTGAACAGAGAAGGATAcgcgccggcgccgccgccgccgccggagccGCGCGTACGATCCAAGGTCACCATCAAGCCCCCGCCGGGCAGCGAAGGGACCTCGACATCGGCACCCAAACAGCCGGAGCAGTCCGTACCATCAAGGGCCACCACCACCTCGGCCCCGCCGGCCAGCGAAGGGTGCTCGTCGTCGTCGGCACGGGTGCCGACATTCCAGTGGCCCCCGACTGCAGAGGAGGACGCCTTCTTCACCGAGAAGCTGTATGGCCCCAGCCGCCGTCGCAGGCTGCCCGTGTTCCAGGACATCTGCCCTGACGACGAAACAAGCCAACCCCCTACCCCTCCGACAAGCCAACACcctccgtctcctcctcctcggaCAAGTCAAGAGCCTCCGCGTCCTCGTCGGGGACCGTGA